A genomic segment from Pseudomonas mendocina encodes:
- a CDS encoding U32 family peptidase, with product MKLSLGPVLFYWSRSKLLDFYAEMAEQPLDIIYLGETVCSKRRALSLDDWLQLARELRTCTGAELVLSGLALVEAASELASLRRLCDNGELLVEANDMGAVQLLADRGLPFVAGPALNLYNAHALHELITCGLQRWVPPVECSGQLLHDCLQQLDALQIERPEVELFAYGHLPLAYSARCFTARAENRPKDDCQFCCQNYPEGIALLSQEAQPLFTINGIQTLSAEVSNLLADYPTLADSGVDILRLSPRSEGMAQVIGDFAAVRDGGLPPLAVSGCNGYWHGLPGMLTAQGLNP from the coding sequence ATGAAACTGAGTCTGGGCCCCGTCCTGTTCTACTGGAGTCGCAGCAAACTGCTGGACTTCTATGCCGAGATGGCCGAACAACCACTCGACATCATCTACCTGGGCGAAACGGTTTGCTCCAAGCGCCGCGCGCTGTCGTTGGACGACTGGCTGCAACTGGCCCGTGAACTGCGCACATGCACTGGCGCCGAGCTGGTGCTGTCCGGGCTGGCGCTGGTTGAGGCAGCCTCCGAACTGGCGAGCCTGCGCCGCCTGTGCGACAACGGCGAGCTGCTGGTCGAGGCCAACGACATGGGGGCGGTACAGCTGCTTGCCGACCGCGGCCTGCCTTTCGTCGCCGGGCCGGCGCTGAACCTGTACAACGCTCATGCCTTGCACGAGTTGATAACGTGCGGGCTGCAACGCTGGGTTCCACCCGTGGAATGCTCCGGGCAACTGCTGCACGATTGCCTGCAACAACTCGACGCCCTGCAGATCGAACGCCCGGAAGTGGAACTGTTCGCCTACGGCCATCTACCGCTGGCCTACTCGGCGCGCTGCTTCACGGCGCGTGCCGAGAACCGGCCCAAGGACGACTGCCAATTCTGCTGCCAGAACTATCCCGAGGGCATCGCGCTGCTCAGCCAGGAGGCGCAGCCGTTGTTCACCATCAACGGCATCCAGACCCTGTCTGCGGAGGTCAGCAATCTTCTCGCCGACTATCCGACCCTTGCCGATAGTGGAGTGGACATCCTGCGCCTGAGCCCGCGTAGCGAAGGTATGGCGCAGGTAATCGGGGACTTCGCCGCGGTGCGCGACGGAGGCCTGCCGCCCCTGGCAGTGAGCGGCTGCAACGGTTACTGGCATGGCCTTCCGGGCATGCTGACGGCGCAGGGGCTGAACCCATGA
- the ligD gene encoding DNA ligase D has translation MARAQSEYNRKRNFEQTSEPREQPREQPRKRRSKAGALRFVVQKHDARRLHYDFRLELDGTLKSWAVPKGPSLDPTQKRLAVHVEDHPLDYASFEGSIAEGNYGAGDVIVWDHGIWQPQGDPTAAYQAGKLKFTLVGEKLSGDWTLVRTRLRGSGDKEQWLLIKERDDIARPGDEYDIVEAQPQSVISGALVGGPSKVAKRKASTKPAKSRKAQTEFPDSLAPQLATLAERPPEGDWLYEVKFDGYRILARVRGDEVRLFTRNGHDWTERLPQQAKALAKLGLSDSWLDGEVVALNEQGLPDFQQLQNAFDIGRSHDLIYYLFDAPFLNGEDMREVPLETRRGKLKTALGSTRRSPLRFSEAFTAHHRDIVESACAMSLEGVIGKRSGSLYVSRRSADWIKLKCRLRQEFVIVGYTKPQGSRSGFGALLLAVNEAGGLRYAGRVGTGFGEASLKALHEQLRKLGRDESPLERKLTAALARGVSWVEPQLVGEVEFAEWTREGIVRQASFIALRSDKPAAQIVREHPRMPEAATEKQTRKAESSRKSSAKPVVAGVPISNPQRVIDPDSGTTKLQLAQFYADIAAWLLPYLRNRPVSLVRAPDGVEGEQFFQKHAERLAIPNIKHLDPKLDPGHARLMEIDSVPALVGAAQMGCIEFHRWGATSDRIETPDHFVLDLDPDPALPWRSMLEATRLTLSVLDELGLQAFIKTSGGKGMHIIVPLARHAGWDTVKGFAKALAQFMARQLPERFTATSGPKNRVGKIFIDYLRNGRGASTVSAYSVRARPGLPVSVPVARDELDGLRSAQQWTLANLQQRLDGLRQDPWAGYANRQRLSRAMWDRLGAEPP, from the coding sequence ATGGCCAGAGCGCAGAGCGAATACAACCGCAAACGCAATTTCGAGCAGACCAGCGAACCGCGCGAACAACCGCGCGAACAACCGCGCAAGCGCCGCAGCAAGGCCGGTGCGCTGCGTTTCGTGGTGCAGAAGCACGATGCGCGCCGCCTGCACTACGACTTTCGCCTGGAGCTGGACGGCACTCTGAAGAGCTGGGCGGTGCCCAAGGGGCCGAGCCTGGACCCGACGCAAAAGCGCCTGGCGGTGCACGTCGAAGACCATCCGCTGGATTACGCCAGCTTCGAAGGCAGCATCGCCGAAGGCAACTATGGCGCCGGCGATGTGATCGTCTGGGACCATGGTATCTGGCAGCCGCAGGGCGACCCGACGGCTGCCTACCAGGCCGGCAAGCTCAAGTTCACTCTGGTGGGCGAGAAACTTTCCGGGGACTGGACGCTGGTGCGCACTCGTCTGCGCGGCAGTGGCGACAAGGAGCAGTGGCTACTGATCAAGGAACGCGACGACATCGCGCGCCCCGGCGACGAGTACGACATCGTCGAGGCGCAGCCGCAAAGCGTGATCAGCGGCGCGCTGGTGGGAGGCCCAAGCAAGGTGGCCAAGCGCAAGGCATCGACGAAACCCGCAAAAAGTCGCAAGGCCCAGACGGAGTTCCCCGACAGCCTAGCGCCGCAGCTGGCGACCCTAGCCGAGCGTCCGCCCGAAGGCGACTGGCTGTATGAGGTGAAGTTCGACGGTTATCGCATCCTGGCGCGGGTGCGCGGCGATGAGGTGCGTCTGTTCACCCGCAATGGCCATGACTGGACGGAGCGCCTGCCGCAGCAGGCCAAGGCTCTGGCCAAGCTGGGCCTGAGCGATAGCTGGCTGGACGGAGAGGTCGTGGCGCTCAATGAGCAAGGCCTGCCGGATTTCCAGCAACTGCAGAATGCCTTCGATATCGGCCGCAGTCACGATCTCATCTACTACCTGTTCGATGCGCCGTTTCTCAACGGCGAAGACATGCGCGAGGTGCCCCTGGAGACTCGGCGCGGCAAACTCAAGACTGCATTGGGCAGCACGCGGCGCAGCCCGCTGCGTTTTTCGGAGGCTTTTACCGCCCATCACAGGGACATCGTCGAGAGCGCCTGCGCCATGTCGCTGGAAGGCGTCATCGGCAAGCGCTCGGGCAGCCTTTACGTGTCGCGCCGCAGCGCGGACTGGATCAAGCTCAAATGCCGTCTGCGCCAGGAGTTCGTCATCGTCGGCTACACCAAGCCGCAGGGCAGTCGCAGCGGCTTTGGCGCGCTGCTGTTGGCGGTGAACGAGGCGGGCGGGCTGCGCTATGCCGGGCGGGTCGGCACCGGCTTCGGGGAAGCCTCGCTCAAGGCCCTGCATGAGCAGTTGCGCAAGCTGGGGCGAGACGAGTCGCCACTCGAGCGGAAACTGACCGCTGCCCTGGCCCGCGGTGTGAGCTGGGTTGAGCCGCAACTGGTCGGCGAGGTCGAGTTCGCCGAATGGACGCGTGAAGGCATCGTGCGCCAGGCCAGCTTCATCGCCTTGCGCAGTGACAAGCCGGCGGCGCAGATCGTTCGTGAGCATCCGCGCATGCCGGAAGCTGCAACAGAGAAACAGACAAGGAAAGCCGAAAGTTCGCGCAAGTCATCCGCCAAGCCGGTAGTGGCCGGGGTGCCGATCAGCAATCCGCAACGGGTGATCGACCCGGACAGCGGCACCACGAAACTGCAGCTCGCCCAGTTCTATGCGGATATCGCCGCATGGTTGCTGCCGTACCTGCGCAACCGGCCAGTCTCGCTGGTGCGGGCGCCGGACGGGGTAGAGGGGGAACAATTCTTCCAGAAGCATGCCGAGCGCCTGGCAATCCCCAACATCAAGCATCTCGATCCCAAGCTGGATCCCGGACACGCGCGCCTCATGGAAATCGACAGTGTGCCAGCCCTGGTCGGTGCAGCGCAGATGGGCTGCATCGAGTTCCACCGCTGGGGCGCTACCAGCGACCGCATCGAAACGCCCGATCATTTCGTGCTCGATCTCGACCCGGACCCGGCGCTGCCGTGGCGCAGCATGCTGGAGGCGACCCGTCTGACCCTGAGCGTGCTCGACGAACTGGGTCTGCAGGCCTTTATCAAGACCAGCGGTGGCAAAGGCATGCACATCATCGTGCCGCTTGCCCGGCACGCCGGCTGGGATACGGTCAAGGGCTTCGCCAAGGCCCTGGCGCAGTTCATGGCCAGGCAGCTACCCGAGCGATTCACCGCGACGTCGGGGCCGAAGAATCGGGTGGGGAAAATCTTCATCGACTATCTGCGCAACGGCCGTGGCGCCAGTACGGTGTCGGCCTACTCGGTGCGCGCGCGGCCCGGCCTGCCGGTGTCGGTGCCGGTCGCCCGGGACGAGCTGGATGGCCTGCGCAGCGCCCAGCAGTGGACGCTCGCCAATCTGCAGCAGCGCCTCGATGGGCTGCGCCAGGACCCCTGGGCCGGCTACGCCAACCGTCAGCGCCTGAGCCGCGCCATGTGGGACAGACTCGGCGCCGAGCCGCCATGA
- the ku gene encoding non-homologous end joining protein Ku: MPRAIWKGAISFGLVHIPVALVTATSTQGVDFDWLDKRSMEPVGYKRVNKVTGKEVSKENIVKGVAYEKGRYVVISEEEIREAHPKSTQTIDIFAFVDSAQIPLQHIDKPYYLAPDRRGEKVYALLREALSSTNKVALAHVVLHTRQHLAALMPIDSAMVLVILRWPSEVRGLDTLELDDSVTKPKLAKSELDMAKRLIKDMSADWQPEEYQDSFQDRIMALVEKKAKAGKIENVERVEGEEERRSADVIDLTELLKRSLGGKPDSKAKAKPKASTPRKSPKTARK, encoded by the coding sequence ATGCCTAGGGCCATCTGGAAAGGCGCCATCAGTTTCGGTCTGGTTCATATCCCCGTTGCCCTGGTGACCGCAACGTCGACCCAGGGCGTGGACTTCGACTGGCTGGACAAGCGCAGCATGGAGCCGGTCGGTTACAAGCGGGTGAACAAGGTCACCGGCAAGGAAGTGAGCAAGGAAAACATCGTCAAGGGCGTGGCCTACGAGAAAGGCCGCTACGTGGTGATCAGCGAAGAAGAGATTCGCGAAGCGCACCCCAAGTCGACGCAGACCATCGATATCTTCGCTTTCGTCGACAGCGCGCAGATTCCCCTGCAGCACATCGACAAGCCGTATTACCTGGCCCCGGATCGACGGGGTGAGAAAGTCTATGCGCTGCTGCGCGAAGCGCTGAGCAGCACCAACAAGGTGGCCCTGGCTCATGTGGTGCTGCACACCCGCCAGCACCTTGCGGCCCTGATGCCGATCGACTCGGCAATGGTGCTGGTAATCCTGCGCTGGCCGAGCGAGGTGCGTGGGCTGGACACGCTGGAACTGGATGATTCGGTGACCAAGCCCAAGCTGGCCAAAAGCGAGCTGGACATGGCCAAGCGCCTGATCAAGGACATGAGCGCCGACTGGCAGCCTGAGGAGTATCAGGACAGCTTCCAGGACCGCATCATGGCGCTGGTGGAGAAGAAGGCCAAGGCCGGCAAGATCGAGAACGTCGAGCGCGTCGAAGGCGAGGAGGAGCGGCGCAGTGCCGATGTCATCGACCTGACCGAACTGCTCAAACGCAGCCTGGGCGGCAAGCCCGACAGCAAGGCGAAAGCCAAGCCCAAGGCCAGCACGCCCCGCAAGAGCCCCAAGACTGCACGCAAATAA
- the ubiT gene encoding ubiquinone anaerobic biosynthesis accessory factor UbiT codes for MTLAQRLVKLGTPLLPLGQYVPFAVQRRLIESAAARLFAKPLAEGAFDLLAGRWLCIEISDLGLAWCISCVGTRLLVRRRETVDVTIRGRWRDFLLLASRREDPDTLFFRRHLVIEGDTDLGLGVKNLLDALEPQELSPRAWQLIQAIGEAVH; via the coding sequence ATGACCCTGGCCCAACGACTGGTGAAACTGGGCACGCCGCTATTGCCACTTGGTCAGTACGTACCCTTTGCCGTACAGCGCCGGCTGATCGAAAGCGCGGCGGCCCGGTTGTTCGCCAAGCCACTGGCCGAGGGTGCGTTCGATCTGCTGGCAGGCCGTTGGCTGTGCATCGAAATCAGCGATCTGGGCCTGGCCTGGTGCATCAGTTGTGTCGGCACCCGGCTGCTGGTGCGCCGCCGTGAAACCGTGGACGTGACCATTCGCGGCAGGTGGCGCGACTTCCTTCTGCTGGCCAGCCGTCGGGAAGATCCGGATACCCTGTTCTTTCGCCGTCACCTGGTGATCGAAGGCGACACCGATCTGGGGCTGGGTGTGAAGAATCTGCTGGACGCGCTTGAACCGCAGGAGCTTTCACCCAGGGCCTGGCAGCTGATCCAGGCGATTGGCGAAGCCGTGCACTGA
- a CDS encoding DUF72 domain-containing protein — protein sequence MSDVRIGISGWRYAPWRGDFYPRGLAQRRELEFASREVNSIEINGSFYGLQAPERYSKWAAQTPDDFVFSVKAPRFITHVRRLVDIDEPLANFFASGLLSLKEKLGPILWQFPPSFRFDETLFAEFVAKLPTDTDQARSLARHASARLHVAGYLDAAADRPLRHAVEVRNASFCDPAFIELLRQHGIALVVADTAGKWPYAEDITADFLYLRLHGDAELYVSGYSTEALQHWQQRIETWTAGGQPDDARLIDQAHKPRRTARDLYCYFDNDVKVRAPYDARDLQQRLQRSAGAGQDSG from the coding sequence ATGAGTGATGTACGCATCGGTATTTCCGGCTGGCGCTACGCGCCCTGGCGCGGCGACTTCTACCCCAGGGGGTTGGCGCAGCGGCGCGAACTGGAGTTCGCCTCGCGCGAGGTGAACAGCATTGAGATCAACGGTTCGTTCTACGGCCTGCAGGCGCCCGAGCGCTACAGCAAGTGGGCAGCACAGACGCCCGACGACTTCGTCTTCAGTGTCAAGGCGCCGCGCTTCATCACCCATGTGCGCCGTCTGGTCGACATCGACGAACCGCTGGCCAACTTCTTCGCGTCCGGCCTGCTGAGTCTTAAGGAAAAGCTCGGCCCCATCCTCTGGCAGTTCCCACCCAGCTTCCGCTTCGACGAAACCCTCTTCGCCGAGTTCGTCGCCAAGCTGCCAACCGATACCGACCAGGCCCGCAGTCTCGCCCGTCACGCCTCCGCCCGACTGCATGTGGCCGGCTACCTGGACGCCGCAGCGGATCGCCCACTGCGGCATGCCGTGGAGGTTCGCAATGCCAGTTTCTGCGATCCGGCGTTCATCGAGCTGCTGCGCCAACACGGCATCGCCCTGGTGGTGGCAGACACGGCGGGCAAATGGCCTTATGCCGAAGACATCACCGCCGATTTCCTCTACTTGCGTCTGCATGGCGATGCCGAGCTCTATGTCAGCGGGTATTCGACTGAAGCCCTGCAGCATTGGCAGCAACGCATCGAAACCTGGACTGCCGGAGGCCAACCCGACGATGCCCGGTTGATCGACCAGGCACATAAGCCCCGCCGCACGGCGCGCGATCTTTACTGTTACTTCGATAACGACGTGAAGGTGCGAGCGCCCTACGACGCGCGCGACCTCCAGCAACGGCTACAGCGAAGCGCAGGAGCTGGTCAGGATTCAGGCTGA
- the ubiU gene encoding ubiquinone anaerobic biosynthesis protein UbiU, with translation MHLVCPAGSLPALKAALNQGADAIYVGFRDDTNARHFAGLNLDERQLDTGLQLIRQRGRQLYVAVNTYAQAQGWKRWQRAVDQAAALGVDALIAADPGVLAYASRHHPDLSLHLSVQGSATNAAALAFYQQRYNIRRAVLPRVLSLAQVRQVAEKSSVPLEVFAFGSLCIMAEGRCHLSSYVTGESPNLCGVCSPAKAVRWQEDAQGLNSRLGGVLIDRYAPGEPAGYPTLCKGRFLVEGQRFHALEEPTSLNTIDLIPQLAGMGIAAVKIEGRQRSPAYVEQVTRVWREALDAHATGHFAVQERWRQELARLSEGSQTTLGAYHRSWQ, from the coding sequence CCTCAAGGCCGCGCTGAATCAGGGGGCGGATGCCATCTACGTGGGCTTTCGCGATGACACCAATGCCCGTCATTTTGCCGGCCTGAATCTGGATGAGCGCCAGCTGGACACGGGCTTGCAGCTCATCCGTCAGCGCGGCCGCCAGCTCTATGTCGCGGTCAACACCTACGCCCAGGCGCAGGGCTGGAAGCGCTGGCAGCGCGCCGTGGACCAGGCCGCCGCACTCGGAGTGGACGCGCTGATTGCCGCCGATCCAGGTGTGCTGGCATATGCCAGCCGCCATCATCCCGACCTCAGCCTGCATCTCTCGGTGCAGGGGTCTGCCACCAACGCCGCGGCCCTGGCGTTCTACCAGCAGCGCTACAACATCCGCCGCGCGGTGCTACCGCGGGTGCTGTCACTGGCCCAAGTGCGCCAGGTGGCGGAAAAGAGCAGCGTGCCGCTGGAGGTCTTCGCCTTCGGCAGCCTGTGCATCATGGCCGAGGGGCGCTGCCACCTGTCGTCCTACGTTACCGGCGAGTCGCCCAATCTGTGCGGTGTCTGTTCGCCGGCCAAGGCCGTGCGCTGGCAGGAAGATGCCCAGGGCCTGAATTCGCGTCTGGGCGGCGTGCTGATCGACCGTTATGCGCCGGGCGAGCCGGCGGGCTATCCGACTCTGTGCAAGGGACGGTTCCTGGTCGAGGGCCAGCGCTTCCACGCCCTGGAGGAACCCACCAGCCTCAACACCATCGATCTGATCCCGCAGTTGGCCGGAATGGGCATCGCCGCGGTGAAAATCGAAGGACGCCAGCGCAGTCCGGCGTATGTCGAGCAGGTCACGCGGGTCTGGCGTGAAGCGCTGGATGCCCATGCAACTGGCCATTTCGCCGTTCAGGAACGCTGGCGCCAGGAGTTGGCGCGGCTGTCCGAGGGCAGCCAGACCACGCTTGGCGCCTATCATCGATCCTGGCAATGA
- a CDS encoding PLDc N-terminal domain-containing protein yields the protein MSGELSLLFIALGVIVILLDLWAIVSVFRSDKGVETKALWSLLIVLFPVLGLGLWGLFGPRGMSPPPSSPEHSK from the coding sequence ATGTCCGGTGAACTCAGTCTGCTATTCATTGCGCTCGGCGTGATCGTCATCCTGCTCGACCTATGGGCCATCGTCAGCGTCTTCCGCAGCGACAAGGGGGTAGAGACGAAAGCCCTGTGGTCGCTGCTGATCGTGCTGTTCCCGGTACTGGGATTGGGCCTGTGGGGCCTGTTCGGACCGCGAGGCATGAGCCCGCCGCCGTCCTCGCCGGAGCACAGCAAGTAA
- a CDS encoding thiamine pyrophosphate-requiring protein, translating to MTTTVGDFIVERLYQWGVRRIYGYPGDGINGVFGALRRADGKIKFIQARHEEMAAFMAAADAKFSGELGVCIATSGPGATHLLTGLYDARMDHMPVLAITGQQARTALGGHYQQELDLVSVFKDVAGAFVQQASAPAQVRHLIDRAIRTAIGERRVTAIILPNDLQEAEYAEPAHKHGTVHSGIGYSHPCVVPYDADLQRAAEVLNSGNKVAILVGAGALNASDEVFEVAQKLGAGVAKALLGKAVLPDELPWVTGSIGLLGTVPSYKMMEECDTLLMIGSGFPYSEFLPAEGHARGVQIDIQPDMLSLRYPMEVNLQGNAAETLRALLPLLEAKQDDSWRTTIEAWRRDWDQTLESRAMVSANPINPQRVVYELSPRLPERAVVTCDSGSCANWYARDLKIRRDMLCSLSGGLASMGAAVPYAIAAKFAHPDRPVVGLVGDGAMQMNNLAELITVAKYWREWQNPQWVLAVFNNQDLNQVTWEQRVMEGDPKFEASQNIPDVPYHTFANSIGLLGLLIEREEDVGPAWEQALAADRPVLLEFRTDPDVPPLPPHISLEQAKQFASTLLQVDPDQRGILAQTAKQLFGSLLPGKHKK from the coding sequence ATGACCACGACAGTCGGAGATTTCATCGTCGAACGGCTTTACCAGTGGGGCGTTCGGCGCATTTATGGCTACCCCGGCGATGGCATCAACGGCGTGTTCGGGGCGCTTCGCCGGGCCGATGGGAAGATCAAGTTCATCCAGGCCCGACACGAAGAAATGGCTGCCTTCATGGCTGCGGCAGATGCCAAGTTCTCCGGCGAGCTAGGGGTTTGTATCGCCACCTCCGGCCCCGGCGCGACCCATTTGCTCACCGGCCTTTACGATGCGCGCATGGACCATATGCCGGTGCTGGCGATAACCGGACAGCAGGCGCGCACCGCGCTTGGCGGGCATTACCAGCAGGAGTTGGACCTGGTCTCGGTGTTCAAGGACGTCGCCGGCGCCTTCGTCCAGCAGGCCAGCGCACCGGCGCAGGTGCGTCATCTGATCGACCGTGCCATCCGCACCGCCATCGGTGAGCGCCGGGTGACGGCGATCATCCTGCCCAACGATCTGCAGGAGGCCGAGTACGCCGAGCCAGCGCACAAGCACGGCACCGTGCACAGCGGCATCGGCTACAGCCACCCGTGCGTCGTGCCCTATGACGCGGATCTGCAGCGCGCTGCCGAAGTGCTCAACAGCGGCAACAAGGTCGCCATACTGGTAGGCGCCGGGGCGCTGAATGCCAGTGATGAGGTCTTCGAAGTGGCGCAGAAACTCGGCGCCGGGGTGGCCAAGGCGCTGCTGGGCAAGGCCGTGCTGCCTGACGAGTTGCCTTGGGTCACCGGCTCCATCGGCCTGCTCGGTACGGTGCCGAGCTACAAGATGATGGAGGAATGCGACACCCTGCTGATGATCGGCTCGGGCTTCCCCTACTCCGAGTTCCTGCCCGCAGAAGGACATGCGCGTGGCGTGCAGATCGACATCCAGCCGGACATGCTCAGCCTGCGCTATCCAATGGAGGTCAATCTGCAGGGCAATGCCGCCGAGACCCTTCGTGCCCTGCTGCCCCTGCTGGAGGCCAAGCAGGATGACAGCTGGCGCACCACCATCGAGGCGTGGCGCAGGGACTGGGACCAGACGCTGGAAAGCCGCGCCATGGTCTCGGCCAACCCGATCAACCCGCAGCGGGTGGTCTACGAGTTGTCGCCGCGGCTGCCGGAGCGCGCCGTGGTCACTTGCGACTCCGGCTCCTGCGCCAACTGGTATGCCCGCGATCTGAAGATACGCCGCGACATGCTCTGCTCGCTGTCCGGCGGCCTGGCCTCGATGGGCGCGGCGGTGCCTTACGCCATCGCCGCCAAGTTCGCCCACCCGGACCGTCCGGTGGTCGGCCTGGTGGGTGACGGCGCCATGCAGATGAATAACCTGGCTGAGCTGATCACCGTGGCCAAGTACTGGCGCGAGTGGCAGAACCCGCAATGGGTGCTCGCAGTGTTCAACAATCAGGACCTCAACCAGGTCACCTGGGAGCAGAGGGTGATGGAAGGCGACCCGAAATTCGAGGCTTCGCAGAATATCCCCGACGTGCCCTACCACACCTTCGCCAACTCCATTGGCCTGCTCGGCCTGTTGATCGAGCGTGAAGAGGATGTCGGCCCGGCCTGGGAGCAGGCTCTCGCTGCAGATCGCCCGGTGCTGCTGGAATTTCGCACCGACCCGGATGTCCCACCATTGCCGCCGCATATCAGCCTGGAGCAGGCCAAGCAGTTCGCCTCCACCCTGCTGCAGGTCGACCCGGACCAGCGCGGCATCCTTGCGCAAACCGCCAAGCAATTGTTCGGTTCGCTGCTGCCGGGTAAGCACAAGAAGTGA
- a CDS encoding SDR family oxidoreductase: MKKDDCPVVVICGASAGVGRATAHAFAAAGYAVGLLARSDEGLAAATSELEVYGTPTLAISADVADANAVALAAQRFEAELGPIDVWVNSALVTVFAAIEQLTPEEIRRVTEVTYLGAVHGTLAALPLMRARNRGVIIQVGSALAYRAIPLQSAYCAAKFALRGFTDSLRCELIHQRSEVKVCMVQLPAINTPQFDWARNKLGQRLQPVPPIHDPGVAARAILSVASAPPRELWVGLPTLKAILGTLFFPGLLDRLLARRAWQGQLSEGQPESTSDNLFHSVDGLHEVQGRFTRRSRGHALALSSARVTALLGACAALLVLLLI, encoded by the coding sequence ATGAAAAAAGACGATTGCCCCGTGGTGGTGATCTGCGGGGCCAGCGCCGGTGTCGGCCGGGCCACCGCGCATGCTTTCGCTGCCGCGGGCTATGCCGTCGGCTTGCTGGCTCGTAGCGACGAGGGGCTGGCAGCGGCGACATCGGAGCTGGAGGTCTATGGCACGCCGACCCTGGCGATCAGCGCGGACGTGGCCGATGCCAATGCCGTGGCGCTGGCGGCGCAACGTTTCGAGGCCGAACTCGGCCCCATCGACGTCTGGGTCAATTCGGCGCTGGTCACGGTGTTCGCTGCGATCGAGCAGTTGACGCCGGAGGAGATCAGGCGCGTTACCGAGGTGACCTACCTCGGCGCCGTACATGGCACCCTGGCGGCGCTGCCCCTGATGCGCGCACGTAATCGAGGCGTGATCATCCAGGTCGGTTCGGCACTCGCCTATCGCGCCATTCCTTTGCAGTCGGCCTATTGCGCCGCGAAGTTCGCGCTGCGCGGCTTCACCGACTCGCTACGCTGCGAACTCATTCACCAGCGCAGCGAGGTCAAGGTCTGCATGGTGCAGCTTCCTGCGATCAATACCCCTCAGTTCGACTGGGCCCGCAACAAGCTGGGGCAACGGCTGCAGCCCGTGCCGCCCATCCATGACCCCGGCGTCGCGGCGCGTGCCATTCTCAGCGTCGCCAGCGCACCGCCAAGGGAGCTGTGGGTCGGCCTGCCGACGCTCAAGGCCATCCTCGGCACGCTGTTCTTTCCGGGCTTGCTCGACCGGCTCCTGGCGCGTCGCGCCTGGCAGGGCCAGTTGAGCGAGGGCCAGCCGGAATCGACAAGCGACAACCTCTTTCACAGCGTCGATGGCCTGCACGAGGTGCAGGGGCGCTTTACCCGCAGATCGCGTGGACACGCCTTGGCCTTGAGTTCGGCCCGCGTCACCGCCCTGCTCGGCGCCTGCGCCGCCTTGCTGGTTCTGTTGCTGATCTGA